One window of the Allosaccharopolyspora coralli genome contains the following:
- the yidC gene encoding membrane protein insertase YidC codes for MFDFILYPVSAILWFWHQVFGAVLGPDNGFAWVLSVFFLVFSLRVVLLKPAISQIRSGRKMQKFAPHIQKLREKYKNDRQRMAQEMQKLQSEHGVNPLGGCLPVLLQVPVFLSLFWVLRGFTPQAQSNYIFDSGGVQSFLQADLFGAKLGNWITQPEAELAAFDTSRTTMMAVGIPLMIVASLATYFSMRMSQKRQTDASMSNPQTQMMAKFMLYIAPVGTLISGWFLPMAIVLYFMANNIWTLGQTHFLTNKIDREQEREREKEIAEKKEVQRPKPGQKPAQTQNGGGTAVKVDSDGDESDSDETPQEKSGGGSGKSSGGGKAGGGGSSRPPKGGGGGNKNPQKNRPGKQAASAKKSNKKRR; via the coding sequence GTGTTCGATTTCATCCTCTACCCGGTGTCGGCCATCCTGTGGTTCTGGCACCAGGTTTTCGGCGCGGTACTCGGGCCCGACAACGGGTTCGCCTGGGTGCTGTCCGTCTTCTTCCTCGTGTTCTCGCTGCGCGTGGTGCTGCTCAAACCCGCCATCAGCCAGATCCGCTCCGGCCGGAAGATGCAGAAGTTCGCGCCGCACATCCAGAAGCTGCGGGAGAAGTACAAGAACGACCGGCAGCGCATGGCGCAGGAGATGCAGAAGCTGCAGTCCGAGCACGGGGTCAACCCGCTCGGCGGCTGCCTGCCGGTGCTGCTGCAGGTGCCGGTGTTCCTGAGCCTGTTCTGGGTGCTGCGCGGATTCACCCCGCAGGCGCAGAGCAACTACATCTTCGACAGCGGAGGCGTGCAGTCGTTCCTGCAGGCCGACCTGTTCGGCGCGAAGCTCGGTAACTGGATCACTCAGCCGGAGGCCGAGCTCGCCGCGTTCGACACCTCGCGGACGACCATGATGGCCGTCGGCATCCCGCTGATGATCGTGGCCTCGTTGGCCACCTACTTCAGCATGCGCATGTCGCAGAAGCGCCAGACCGATGCGTCGATGTCGAACCCGCAGACGCAGATGATGGCGAAGTTCATGCTCTACATCGCGCCGGTGGGCACCCTGATCTCCGGGTGGTTCCTGCCGATGGCGATCGTGCTGTACTTCATGGCGAACAACATCTGGACGCTCGGCCAGACGCACTTCCTCACCAACAAGATCGACCGCGAGCAGGAGCGCGAGCGGGAGAAGGAGATCGCGGAGAAGAAGGAAGTGCAGCGTCCGAAGCCGGGCCAGAAGCCCGCGCAGACGCAGAACGGCGGCGGCACCGCCGTCAAGGTCGACTCCGACGGCGACGAGTCGGACTCGGACGAGACCCCGCAGGAGAAGTCGGGTGGCGGCAGCGGCAAGAGCAGCGGAGGCGGCAAGGCCGGAGGCGGCGGCTCGTCCCGACCACCCAAGGGCGGCGGAGGCGGCAACAAGAATCCGCAGAAGAACAGGCCGGGCAAACAGGCGGCCTCGGCGAAGAAGAGCAACAAGAAGCGCCGCTGA
- a CDS encoding aspartate/glutamate racemase family protein has product MRIVVANINTTENITRAIHEQALGAAGPDTEILPVTPTFGPASVEGNFEGHLAAVGVIDRIIAIEEPFDALVVAGFGGHGREGLTELLDVPVVDITEAGVQLACLLGRSYSVVTSLHRTVGQIRDRLRLAGLDGRCASVRSVGMSVLELERDTARIGRHIVQEAAQAVDRDGAGVVCLGCAGLVGLAEQVQDEVGVPVVEPVAAGVGLTETLVDLRLRPSTIGSYSTPQRKDIAGWPLTRS; this is encoded by the coding sequence ATGCGAATCGTCGTGGCGAACATCAACACCACCGAGAACATCACGCGCGCCATTCACGAGCAGGCGCTCGGCGCGGCAGGCCCGGACACGGAAATCCTGCCCGTCACACCCACGTTCGGGCCCGCGTCGGTCGAGGGGAACTTCGAGGGTCATCTGGCCGCAGTCGGCGTGATCGACCGGATCATCGCGATCGAGGAACCCTTCGACGCCCTCGTCGTCGCCGGTTTCGGCGGCCACGGCCGGGAAGGGCTGACGGAACTGCTCGACGTGCCGGTCGTCGACATCACCGAAGCCGGGGTGCAACTCGCCTGCCTGCTCGGCAGGAGCTACTCCGTGGTGACCTCGCTGCACCGCACCGTCGGCCAGATCCGCGATCGCCTCCGGCTCGCAGGTCTGGACGGACGGTGCGCTTCGGTGCGCTCGGTCGGGATGTCGGTGCTCGAACTCGAACGGGACACGGCACGCATCGGTCGGCACATCGTGCAGGAAGCCGCGCAAGCGGTCGACAGGGACGGCGCAGGCGTGGTCTGCCTCGGCTGCGCCGGGCTCGTCGGCTTGGCCGAGCAGGTCCAGGACGAAGTCGGCGTGCCTGTGGTGGAGCCCGTCGCGGCCGGGGTCGGCCTGACCGAGACGCTCGTCGACCTGCGCCTGCGACCGTCCACGATCGGCAGCTACTCCACACCGCAGCGCAAGGACATCGCAGGCTGGCCGCTCACGCGTTCATAG
- a CDS encoding aspartate/glutamate racemase family protein, which produces MRILVVNVNTTASITDAIAKQAASVADAATEIVPVTPSFGAESVEGHYESYLAAIAVMEAVRAYPGHFDAVIQAGYGEHGREGLQELFDVPIVDITEAAASTAQFLGRTYSVVTSLDRTVPLIEDRLDAAGLGARCASVRASGLAVLDLEKDAQASVDAIVEQAEQAVARDKAEVVCLGCGGMAGLAEQVFDRTGAPVVDGVSAAVTIAESLVRLGLSTSKVRTYAPRPPKTLTNWPPPPNSS; this is translated from the coding sequence ATGCGCATTCTCGTCGTCAACGTCAACACCACGGCCTCGATCACCGACGCCATCGCCAAGCAGGCCGCGTCGGTCGCCGACGCGGCGACCGAGATCGTTCCCGTGACGCCGTCCTTCGGCGCCGAATCCGTCGAAGGACACTACGAGAGCTACCTTGCGGCGATCGCCGTGATGGAGGCCGTCCGGGCCTACCCCGGGCACTTCGACGCCGTCATCCAGGCCGGGTACGGCGAACACGGCCGGGAAGGGCTGCAGGAACTGTTCGACGTGCCGATCGTCGACATCACCGAAGCGGCCGCGAGCACAGCACAGTTCCTGGGCCGCACCTACTCGGTCGTGACGAGCTTGGACCGCACGGTCCCGCTGATCGAGGACCGTCTCGACGCCGCGGGGCTCGGCGCTCGGTGCGCCTCGGTACGCGCCAGCGGCCTCGCGGTGCTCGACCTCGAGAAAGACGCCCAGGCCAGCGTGGACGCCATCGTCGAGCAGGCGGAGCAGGCGGTCGCGCGCGACAAGGCCGAGGTCGTCTGTCTCGGCTGCGGCGGCATGGCCGGACTCGCCGAGCAGGTGTTCGACCGGACCGGCGCGCCCGTCGTCGACGGGGTGTCGGCAGCGGTCACGATCGCCGAATCGCTGGTCCGGCTGGGACTGAGTACCTCGAAGGTGCGCACGTACGCGCCCAGGCCGCCGAAGACGCTCACCAACTGGCCGCCCCCGCCGAACAGCAGCTGA
- a CDS encoding NCS1 family nucleobase:cation symporter-1 encodes MDSETSGTATTSRDHQPADAPGRASSRLYSYDLAPTKKEGRRWGSYNVFTLWANDVHSLGNYTFAIGLFALGLNVWGILLAFVLASVLLFLLLTLSGYMGHKTGVPFPVMSRIAFGTKGGHIPAGVRGAVAIAWFGIQTYLASSVLNTLLVALFPALQPLREQSVLGLSTLGWITFLALWAIQVLIVSYGMHVIRKYMAIAAPVTLITMCALAVWLFVRADGSIALSTSQPLTGADMWVQILQGAALWVVIYGTFVLNFCDFTRSATSRRAIVRGNLVGIPVNMLFFGVIIVVLSGAQFKLDGRVITSPTDIVQTIPNMALLAAASIALIVLTIAVNLLANFVAPIYVLVNLFPRHLNFRRAGVVSAVIGLAILPWNLYDNPVVVNYFLGGLGALLGPLFGVITADYWLLRRARVNIPDLYTEDEHGEYHYRRGYNPKAVWAFAPSAAIAVVLALVPAFSSVAGFSWFIGAILGALIYIVIGDRKHDAQDVDGESIAVPAE; translated from the coding sequence ATGGACAGCGAGACCTCGGGCACCGCAACGACTTCTCGAGACCACCAGCCGGCGGACGCGCCAGGGCGCGCCAGTTCTCGGCTCTACAGCTACGACCTCGCACCCACCAAGAAGGAAGGGCGCCGCTGGGGTTCCTACAACGTCTTCACACTGTGGGCCAACGACGTGCACAGCCTCGGCAACTACACCTTCGCGATCGGCCTGTTCGCGCTCGGACTGAACGTGTGGGGCATCCTTCTCGCCTTCGTACTCGCCTCGGTGCTGCTGTTCCTGCTGCTGACCCTGTCCGGCTACATGGGACACAAGACGGGAGTTCCGTTCCCGGTCATGAGCCGGATCGCGTTCGGCACCAAAGGCGGGCACATACCGGCCGGTGTTCGCGGCGCGGTCGCCATCGCTTGGTTCGGCATTCAGACCTACCTCGCCTCGTCGGTGCTGAACACCCTGCTGGTCGCCCTGTTCCCGGCGCTGCAGCCGTTGCGGGAACAGTCGGTGCTGGGGTTGTCGACGCTCGGCTGGATCACCTTCCTCGCGCTCTGGGCGATCCAGGTCCTCATCGTCAGCTACGGCATGCACGTGATCCGCAAATACATGGCGATCGCGGCCCCGGTCACGCTCATCACGATGTGCGCACTGGCGGTCTGGCTGTTCGTCCGCGCGGACGGGTCCATCGCCCTGTCCACGTCGCAGCCGCTCACCGGTGCCGACATGTGGGTCCAGATCCTGCAGGGCGCGGCGCTCTGGGTGGTCATCTACGGCACGTTCGTGCTCAACTTCTGTGACTTCACGCGTTCCGCCACGAGCCGCCGTGCGATCGTTCGCGGGAACCTCGTCGGAATCCCGGTGAACATGCTCTTCTTCGGCGTGATCATCGTCGTCCTCAGTGGAGCGCAGTTCAAGCTCGACGGGCGGGTGATCACCAGTCCGACCGACATCGTCCAGACGATCCCCAACATGGCCCTGCTGGCCGCCGCCTCGATCGCACTGATCGTCCTGACGATCGCGGTGAACCTGCTCGCCAACTTCGTGGCGCCGATCTACGTGCTCGTCAACCTCTTCCCCCGGCACCTGAACTTCCGGCGGGCCGGCGTCGTCAGCGCCGTCATCGGCCTCGCCATCCTGCCCTGGAACCTCTACGACAACCCGGTCGTGGTGAACTACTTCCTCGGCGGCCTCGGTGCACTGCTCGGACCGCTGTTCGGCGTCATCACGGCCGACTACTGGCTGCTGCGCCGGGCCCGCGTGAACATCCCCGACCTCTACACCGAGGACGAGCACGGCGAGTACCACTACCGGCGGGGCTACAACCCGAAGGCCGTCTGGGCGTTCGCGCCGTCCGCCGCGATCGCGGTCGTGCTGGCGCTGGTCCCCGCGTTCAGCTCCGTCGCAGGCTTCTCGTGGTTCATCGGCGCGATTCTCGGCGCCCTCATCTACATCGTCATCGGCGACCGCAAGCACGACGCGCAGGACGTGGACGGCGAGTCCATCGCCGTCCCTGCCGAGTGA
- a CDS encoding AGE family epimerase/isomerase, whose translation MRDPHQPGGAAWRQAEAQRLLEFASRSVLPDGGFGYLDSQGTPDSTRRELWITARMTHVFGLAALAGHPGARDHAAHGVRALIGLFHDPANGGWVESIDSDGTALEVSKTFYGHCFVLLAASTAYAARLSGAEDLLHRAQRVIERHFWDESHGLGVESFSREWTLCEDYRGANSNMHAVEAFTACSDATGEPLWRQRAMSIAERIVGGFTRDHGWRMPEHFSADWSPLLEYNAKQPADKFRPYGTTVGHWLEWSRLLVGLHERGGPAWLLDAATTLFDESVRVGWAADGAPGFVYTLDWEDAVVVAERMHWVQAEAVLAADALYRAAEHEEAAELAEQWWRFLADHFVDTAGGSWHHELGSDLGVSTTVWPGKPDVYHAYQAVVFPDLPLAPAAATALARRGGVA comes from the coding sequence ATGCGTGATCCACACCAGCCCGGCGGCGCCGCATGGCGGCAGGCGGAGGCACAACGCCTGCTCGAGTTCGCCTCGCGCTCCGTCCTGCCCGACGGCGGCTTCGGATACCTCGATTCCCAGGGCACGCCGGACTCCACGCGGCGCGAGCTGTGGATCACGGCCCGGATGACGCACGTCTTCGGCCTCGCCGCACTGGCAGGCCACCCCGGTGCGCGCGACCACGCAGCGCACGGGGTCCGCGCGTTGATCGGCCTGTTCCACGACCCGGCGAATGGCGGCTGGGTGGAGAGCATCGACTCGGACGGCACCGCGCTGGAGGTGTCCAAGACGTTCTACGGCCACTGCTTCGTGCTGCTCGCGGCCTCCACCGCGTACGCGGCACGACTCAGCGGCGCCGAGGACCTGCTGCACCGGGCACAGCGCGTGATCGAACGCCACTTCTGGGACGAGTCCCACGGTCTCGGTGTCGAGTCGTTCTCGCGGGAGTGGACACTGTGCGAGGACTACCGGGGCGCGAACAGCAACATGCACGCGGTCGAGGCGTTCACGGCCTGCTCCGACGCCACCGGTGAGCCGCTGTGGCGGCAGCGGGCGATGAGCATCGCCGAGCGGATCGTGGGCGGCTTCACCCGCGACCACGGCTGGCGGATGCCGGAGCACTTCAGCGCGGACTGGTCACCGCTGCTGGAGTACAACGCCAAGCAGCCTGCGGACAAGTTCCGCCCGTACGGCACGACGGTCGGGCACTGGCTGGAGTGGTCCCGCCTGCTCGTGGGGCTCCACGAACGGGGCGGACCGGCCTGGCTGCTGGACGCGGCGACGACGCTGTTCGACGAGTCGGTCCGAGTCGGCTGGGCCGCCGACGGCGCACCCGGCTTCGTCTACACGCTGGACTGGGAGGACGCCGTGGTCGTCGCCGAGCGGATGCACTGGGTGCAAGCCGAGGCGGTCCTCGCCGCGGACGCCCTGTACCGCGCCGCCGAACACGAGGAGGCGGCTGAGCTCGCCGAGCAGTGGTGGCGGTTCCTGGCGGATCACTTCGTCGACACAGCCGGAGGGAGCTGGCACCACGAGCTCGGTTCGGACCTGGGTGTTTCCACCACGGTGTGGCCAGGCAAACCGGACGTGTACCACGCCTATCAGGCCGTCGTGTTCCCCGACCTGCCGCTGGCACCGGCCGCGGCCACGGCGTTGGCCCGGCGAGGCGGTGTGGCATGA
- a CDS encoding GntR family transcriptional regulator: protein MSAAEGLRKEPNSPLGEQVRRALQERIAEGRLQPGDRIFEQELAVEFGVSRVPVREAIRRLQGDGLVEVRDRRRGVFVRSLGRRQAEELFDVREALEGLAARLAAERSSPDGVERMAALVAEARRSLEAGDFAAMAEANSAFHDELVALSGHELLPTMLEPLHGRLAYLFRLNLEPDRVCAEHEQLHAAIAAGDAESAVAVAQQHVASSRRMVVDHDLC from the coding sequence GTGTCCGCCGCAGAGGGGTTGCGCAAGGAACCGAACAGCCCGTTGGGCGAGCAGGTCCGTCGAGCACTGCAGGAACGGATCGCGGAGGGGCGGCTGCAACCCGGCGACCGGATCTTCGAGCAAGAGCTGGCCGTCGAGTTCGGAGTCTCGCGGGTGCCGGTGCGCGAGGCGATCCGGCGGTTGCAGGGCGACGGCCTCGTGGAGGTGCGCGACCGGCGGCGCGGCGTCTTCGTGCGCAGTCTGGGCCGGCGTCAGGCCGAGGAGTTGTTCGACGTCCGCGAGGCGTTGGAAGGGTTGGCGGCGAGGCTGGCGGCCGAGCGCAGTAGCCCGGACGGGGTCGAGCGGATGGCAGCGCTGGTCGCCGAGGCCCGCCGGTCTTTGGAGGCCGGTGACTTCGCGGCGATGGCGGAGGCGAATTCGGCGTTTCACGACGAGCTGGTGGCGCTGTCCGGGCACGAGCTGCTGCCGACCATGCTCGAACCGTTGCACGGGCGGCTCGCCTACCTTTTTCGCCTGAACCTGGAGCCCGACCGGGTGTGCGCGGAGCACGAGCAGCTGCACGCGGCCATCGCCGCGGGCGACGCCGAAAGCGCGGTCGCGGTCGCCCAGCAGCACGTGGCCTCGAGCCGCCGCATGGTCGTCGACCACGACCTGTGCTGA
- a CDS encoding class F sortase — MTERNTERPRRRGRLAAVLAGAVGLAGAVALVAGIAVSGGGEPTAQQPPAPLPATTDSGAPVQPVFEPAGQPPGTVQLPQGGTATLVRKELEPTGTLPVPDGVGQATWWGAGLDAPEGATVLAGHVNWKGEIGPFDELWDAAPGGTVSVRDEQGTDFTYRVSEIVTVTKEELPAQAAELFSQGGEHRLVLVTCGGRFVGGDEGYTDNRIVIATPV; from the coding sequence GTGACGGAGCGGAACACGGAACGCCCGCGGCGTCGTGGTCGGCTCGCCGCGGTCCTCGCGGGTGCGGTCGGGCTCGCAGGGGCGGTCGCGCTCGTCGCCGGAATCGCAGTGTCCGGCGGCGGTGAACCGACTGCTCAGCAGCCCCCGGCCCCTCTGCCCGCGACGACCGACAGCGGAGCACCGGTGCAGCCGGTGTTCGAACCCGCAGGTCAGCCGCCGGGGACCGTGCAGCTTCCTCAGGGCGGCACGGCCACACTCGTCCGCAAGGAACTCGAGCCCACCGGCACGCTGCCCGTCCCGGACGGCGTCGGCCAGGCGACGTGGTGGGGGGCGGGACTGGACGCGCCCGAGGGCGCGACGGTCCTGGCGGGGCATGTGAACTGGAAGGGCGAGATCGGCCCCTTCGACGAGCTCTGGGACGCGGCGCCCGGCGGCACGGTCTCGGTGCGCGACGAACAGGGCACGGACTTCACGTACCGGGTGTCCGAGATCGTGACCGTCACCAAGGAGGAGCTGCCCGCGCAGGCGGCGGAGCTGTTCAGCCAGGGCGGTGAGCACCGGCTGGTGCTCGTCACCTGCGGCGGCAGGTTCGTCGGCGGCGACGAGGGCTACACCGACAACCGAATCGTCATCGCCACGCCGGTGTAA
- a CDS encoding SAV_915 family protein — protein MQDNATGATAPNVAYVPSRPVGSGDSEATLELRETGNGDLALLAFTSRDKLAECCGRRQSCIGVRPEQVDELRSRSGAAVVLWDPAPTSDQRDDS, from the coding sequence GTGCAGGACAACGCCACCGGAGCGACCGCGCCGAACGTCGCCTACGTTCCCTCCCGGCCGGTGGGCAGCGGGGACAGCGAGGCGACACTCGAACTTCGCGAGACGGGAAACGGCGACCTCGCACTGCTGGCGTTCACCTCTCGGGACAAGCTCGCCGAGTGCTGCGGGCGCCGCCAGTCCTGCATCGGGGTGCGACCGGAACAAGTCGACGAATTGCGTTCCCGATCCGGTGCGGCCGTGGTGCTCTGGGATCCCGCGCCCACCTCGGACCAGCGCGACGACTCCTGA
- a CDS encoding carbohydrate kinase family protein has translation MSTPPVTVVGESLVDLVLRPGDTEPVEHPGGSPANVSVGLSRLDHAPTLLTRLGEDERGELVARHLRDNGVDVRSSVAPRTSTALARLDERGSATYEFDLDWDVADLRVPGGTGLLHVGSLAAVLAPGAETVQSMVRDAARAGNVLISYDPNVRPTITPDRDSVREHVLRTAAHAHIVKCSEEDLEFLFPGTPPEALPQMFAEAALVAVTHGGDGVFWATDHHTGTLAPPQIEMVDSVGAGDAFMAGLLDGALRAGVGPRSLDALADEAATEQIMRRATTVAAITCARAGANPPTTAEVDDALAA, from the coding sequence ATGAGCACTCCGCCCGTCACCGTCGTCGGCGAGTCCCTGGTCGACCTGGTGCTGCGTCCCGGCGACACGGAGCCGGTCGAGCATCCGGGTGGTTCGCCTGCGAACGTCTCCGTCGGCTTGTCCCGGCTGGATCACGCCCCCACGTTGCTCACCCGTCTCGGCGAGGACGAGCGGGGCGAGCTGGTCGCGCGCCACCTGCGCGACAACGGTGTCGACGTGCGGTCGTCGGTGGCCCCGCGCACGAGCACCGCACTGGCCCGGCTCGACGAGCGGGGTAGCGCCACCTACGAGTTCGACCTCGACTGGGACGTGGCGGACCTGCGGGTGCCGGGCGGGACGGGCCTGCTGCACGTGGGGTCGCTGGCAGCGGTGCTCGCACCGGGGGCGGAGACGGTGCAGAGCATGGTGCGCGACGCGGCCCGCGCCGGCAACGTCCTCATCAGCTACGACCCGAACGTGCGCCCGACGATCACGCCGGACCGTGATTCGGTGCGAGAGCACGTGCTGCGAACTGCCGCGCACGCACACATCGTCAAGTGCAGCGAAGAGGACCTGGAGTTCCTGTTCCCGGGCACCCCACCGGAGGCGCTGCCGCAGATGTTCGCCGAGGCCGCCTTGGTCGCCGTCACCCACGGCGGCGACGGAGTTTTCTGGGCGACGGACCACCACACCGGCACGCTCGCGCCGCCGCAGATCGAGATGGTCGACTCGGTCGGGGCCGGGGACGCGTTCATGGCCGGCCTGCTCGACGGGGCGCTGCGGGCAGGGGTGGGCCCGCGGTCCCTCGACGCACTCGCCGACGAAGCGGCGACCGAACAGATCATGCGCCGAGCCACCACCGTCGCGGCCATCACCTGCGCCCGCGCAGGCGCGAACCCGCCGACCACCGCCGAGGTCGACGACGCCCTGGCCGCGTGA